In the Quercus lobata isolate SW786 chromosome 5, ValleyOak3.0 Primary Assembly, whole genome shotgun sequence genome, one interval contains:
- the LOC115991912 gene encoding trihelix transcription factor GTL1 isoform X2 — MAEQGGNSIMRDYRKGNWTPDETMILIDAKKMDDERRTKRISSGDTSSEGRSKSIEPRWKWVEDYCWRKGCFRSQNQCNDKWDNLMRDYKKVRDYERRIAERGEGNNVEGSYWNIERNERKERNLPTNMSPQIYQALVEVVEKKPGAIVSQRVVVGTSGVPMSVASNPNIGFVMDRPASLPLAQHHISSTTTPPPTLALPASAAPTLPPLPSPAAPIPALTYSQHTPTVDSDTSEHSDSPAKRRRKGGESGEGTSGTANASSSSHEVGTAISKSASIIAEALQASEAREERRHRELLNLHERRLKIEESKTEISRQGINGLVDAINKLADSIHALASHKTQSAPK; from the exons ATGGCTGAACAAGGGGGTAATAGTATAATGAGGGACTATAGGAAAGGGAACTGGACGCCAGATGAGACAATGATTTTGATTGATGCAAAGAAGATGGATGATGAGAGAAGAACGAAGAGGATTAGTAGTGGGGACACTAGTAGTGAAGGTAGGAGCAAATCTATAGAGCCAAGATGGAAATGGGTTGAAGATTATTGTTGGAGAAAAGGGTGTTTCAGGAGCCAAAACCAGTGCAATGACAAGTGGGATAACCTTATGAGGGATTACAAGAAAGTGAGGGACTATGAGAGGAGGATAGCTGAGAGAGGAGAAGGAAACAATGTTGAAGGGTCATATTGGAATATTGAGAGgaatgagagaaaagagaggaactTGCCCACCAATATGTCCCCTCAGATATATCAGGCTTTGGTGGAGGTTGTGGAGAAGAAACCAGGAGCAATTGTAAGTCAAAGGGTTGTGGTTGGTACTAGTGGTGTGCCTATGTCTGTAGCTTCCAATCCCAATATTGGCTTTGTGATGGACAGACCTGCTTCTTTGCCTCTAGCACAGCATCACATCTCTTCTACTACTACTCCACCTCCAACATTAGCACTACCAGCATCAGCAGCACCTACTCTTCCTCCACTGCCATCACCAGCAGCACCAATTCCTGCTCTAACATATTCTCAGCATACGCCCACAGTAG ATTCTGATACGAGTGAGCATTCAGACTCACCAgcaaagagaaggagaaaaggaGGTGAAAGTGGAGAGGGGACCAGTGGCACTGCAAATGCAAGCAGCTCATCACATGAAGTGGGCACTGCCATTTCCAAAAGCGCTTCTATCATAGCAGAAGCCCTTCAAGCAAGCGAGGCGAGAGAAGAAAGGAGGCACAGAGAACTTTTGAATTTGCATGAGAGAAGGCTGAAGATTGAGGAATCTAAGACAGAAATCAGTAGGCAAGGCATTAATGGCCTTGTTGATGCTATCAACAAGCTGGCAGATTCCATCCATGCCTTGGCTTCCCACAAGACCCAATCAGCTCCAAAATGA
- the LOC115991912 gene encoding trihelix transcription factor GTL1 isoform X1 translates to MAEQGGNSIMRDYRKGNWTPDETMILIDAKKMDDERRTKRISSGDTSSEGRSKSIEPRWKWVEDYCWRKGCFRSQNQCNDKWDNLMRDYKKVRDYERRIAERGEGNNVEGSYWNIERNERKERNLPTNMSPQIYQALVEVVEKKPGAIVSQRVVVGTSGVPMSVASNPNIGFVMDRPASLPLAQHHISSTTTPPPTLALPASAAPTLPPLPSPAAPIPALTYSQHTPTMCDSSDSDTSEHSDSPAKRRRKGGESGEGTSGTANASSSSHEVGTAISKSASIIAEALQASEAREERRHRELLNLHERRLKIEESKTEISRQGINGLVDAINKLADSIHALASHKTQSAPK, encoded by the exons ATGGCTGAACAAGGGGGTAATAGTATAATGAGGGACTATAGGAAAGGGAACTGGACGCCAGATGAGACAATGATTTTGATTGATGCAAAGAAGATGGATGATGAGAGAAGAACGAAGAGGATTAGTAGTGGGGACACTAGTAGTGAAGGTAGGAGCAAATCTATAGAGCCAAGATGGAAATGGGTTGAAGATTATTGTTGGAGAAAAGGGTGTTTCAGGAGCCAAAACCAGTGCAATGACAAGTGGGATAACCTTATGAGGGATTACAAGAAAGTGAGGGACTATGAGAGGAGGATAGCTGAGAGAGGAGAAGGAAACAATGTTGAAGGGTCATATTGGAATATTGAGAGgaatgagagaaaagagaggaactTGCCCACCAATATGTCCCCTCAGATATATCAGGCTTTGGTGGAGGTTGTGGAGAAGAAACCAGGAGCAATTGTAAGTCAAAGGGTTGTGGTTGGTACTAGTGGTGTGCCTATGTCTGTAGCTTCCAATCCCAATATTGGCTTTGTGATGGACAGACCTGCTTCTTTGCCTCTAGCACAGCATCACATCTCTTCTACTACTACTCCACCTCCAACATTAGCACTACCAGCATCAGCAGCACCTACTCTTCCTCCACTGCCATCACCAGCAGCACCAATTCCTGCTCTAACATATTCTCAGCATACGCCCACA ATGTGTGATAGCTCAGATTCTGATACGAGTGAGCATTCAGACTCACCAgcaaagagaaggagaaaaggaGGTGAAAGTGGAGAGGGGACCAGTGGCACTGCAAATGCAAGCAGCTCATCACATGAAGTGGGCACTGCCATTTCCAAAAGCGCTTCTATCATAGCAGAAGCCCTTCAAGCAAGCGAGGCGAGAGAAGAAAGGAGGCACAGAGAACTTTTGAATTTGCATGAGAGAAGGCTGAAGATTGAGGAATCTAAGACAGAAATCAGTAGGCAAGGCATTAATGGCCTTGTTGATGCTATCAACAAGCTGGCAGATTCCATCCATGCCTTGGCTTCCCACAAGACCCAATCAGCTCCAAAATGA